The following coding sequences are from one Paenibacillus stellifer window:
- a CDS encoding AAA family ATPase, with amino-acid sequence MSKLVFFLGAAGAGKTTLAKALAERRKAAFFDMDVLLRPAANALMEQNGLDPDDRDSDAYKKLCRDLGYRITMDAALDNVGLNVDCLVVGPFTKEAADEGWISDELARIGRSLENVEVKVIIVSLSDEALYKKRILARNSRLDDWKLRHWDEFRSALGKCGVSWPLPASSVLHFDNSGTDPLLAADAIERFVYPEGS; translated from the coding sequence ATGAGCAAACTCGTATTCTTTCTCGGCGCGGCAGGAGCGGGCAAGACGACGCTGGCCAAAGCCCTGGCCGAAAGACGCAAGGCCGCATTCTTCGATATGGATGTGCTGCTGCGGCCTGCGGCGAACGCTTTGATGGAGCAGAACGGGCTGGACCCGGACGACCGGGATTCAGACGCCTACAAGAAGCTGTGCCGCGATTTGGGCTATCGTATTACAATGGATGCCGCTCTTGATAACGTTGGTCTGAATGTCGATTGTCTCGTCGTCGGACCTTTCACCAAGGAAGCCGCTGACGAGGGCTGGATTTCAGATGAGCTGGCCCGGATCGGCCGGTCGCTTGAGAACGTCGAGGTCAAGGTGATCATCGTAAGCCTGTCTGATGAAGCTCTTTATAAAAAAAGAATCCTGGCGAGAAATTCCAGGCTGGACGACTGGAAGCTCCGGCACTGGGACGAGTTTCGCTCGGCTCTCGGGAAGTGTGGGGTCAGCTGGCCTCTTCCCGCTTCCTCGGTCCTGCATTTTGACAATTCAGGCACAGACCCGCTGCTGGCCGCCGACGCCATTGAACGCTTCGTCTATCCGGAGGGATCCTAG